The proteins below are encoded in one region of Micromonospora pisi:
- a CDS encoding YbjN domain-containing protein → MSSPGSGHSSEEAVVAGQLQTLQPLTNDLIAAVLSARDFSFYSDSDGDLVGRWEENLIYFFRAGPEGQVLQVRTMAATTFPIEQVPELYSFCNTWNHEQLWPKTYVHVDDDGSARVCGEVTASLTQGVTVHQLDQLINCGISTGCAMSESVAKLRP, encoded by the coding sequence ATGTCATCGCCGGGATCCGGGCACAGCTCGGAGGAAGCCGTCGTGGCGGGTCAGTTGCAGACCCTGCAACCGCTGACCAACGACCTCATCGCGGCGGTGCTGAGCGCCCGCGACTTCTCCTTCTACAGCGACAGCGACGGTGACCTGGTCGGCCGTTGGGAGGAGAACCTCATCTACTTCTTCCGGGCCGGTCCGGAGGGCCAGGTGCTCCAGGTCCGCACGATGGCGGCGACGACGTTCCCGATCGAACAGGTGCCGGAGCTGTACTCGTTCTGCAACACCTGGAACCACGAGCAGTTGTGGCCCAAGACGTACGTGCACGTCGACGACGACGGCAGCGCGCGGGTCTGCGGTGAGGTGACCGCGAGCCTGACCCAGGGCGTCACGGTGCACCAGCTCGACCAGCTCATCAACTGCGGCATCTCGACCGGCTGCGCCATGTCCGAATCGGTCGCCAAGCTGCGACCCTGA
- the rimO gene encoding 30S ribosomal protein S12 methylthiotransferase RimO produces MVSATSPSSTAGRRVALLTLGCARNEVDSEELAARLNADGWQVTTDGEGADVVLVNTCGFVEKAKQDSIETLLAAADTGAKVVAAGCMAERYGRELADSLPEAGAVLSFDDYPDISARLNAVLAGEQVTAHTPRDRRELLPLTPVARHGSGVSVPGHAQTRPAGGDLVADEHTPAHLRPVLRHRLASGPVASLKLASGCDRRCAFCAIPAFRGAFVSRPPEELLAEAEWLARTGVRELVLVSENSTSYGKDLGDPRLLEKLLPQLAAVTGIVRVRASYLQPAETRPGLVETIATTPGVAAYFDLSFQHSSEPVLRRMRRFGSTARFLELLGSARDLAPAAGARSNFIVGFPGETRGDVDELVRFFSEARLDAIGMFDYSDEDGTEAAGLSGKVSAATIKRRYDRLSALADELCSQRAEERLGSTVEVLVDSIDGGLVEGRAEHQAPEVDGSTTLVAPEHGDVDLAALRPGDLVRATVTGTEGVDLLAVPVELISAAAGPPNGAR; encoded by the coding sequence ATGGTGTCTGCTACTTCCCCTTCCTCGACCGCCGGCCGTCGGGTCGCGTTGCTCACTCTCGGCTGTGCCCGTAACGAGGTCGACTCGGAGGAGTTGGCGGCCCGGCTGAACGCCGACGGTTGGCAGGTGACCACGGACGGCGAAGGCGCCGACGTGGTGCTCGTCAACACCTGCGGCTTCGTGGAGAAGGCGAAGCAGGACTCGATCGAGACCCTGCTCGCCGCCGCCGACACCGGTGCGAAGGTGGTCGCCGCCGGCTGCATGGCCGAGCGGTACGGCCGCGAACTCGCCGACAGCCTGCCGGAGGCGGGCGCGGTGCTCAGCTTCGACGACTACCCGGACATCTCCGCCCGGCTCAACGCGGTGCTCGCCGGTGAGCAGGTCACCGCGCACACCCCCAGGGACCGACGTGAACTGCTGCCGCTGACCCCGGTCGCCCGGCACGGCAGCGGCGTCTCGGTCCCCGGCCACGCACAGACCCGCCCGGCCGGTGGTGACCTGGTCGCCGACGAGCACACCCCCGCGCACCTGCGTCCGGTGCTGCGCCACCGGCTCGCCAGCGGCCCGGTCGCCTCGCTGAAGCTCGCCAGCGGCTGCGACCGCCGCTGCGCGTTCTGCGCGATCCCGGCATTCCGGGGCGCGTTCGTCTCCCGTCCGCCGGAAGAGCTGCTGGCCGAGGCGGAGTGGCTGGCCCGCACGGGCGTACGCGAGCTGGTGCTGGTCAGCGAGAACTCCACCTCGTACGGCAAGGATCTCGGCGATCCCCGGCTGCTGGAGAAGCTGCTGCCGCAGCTCGCCGCGGTCACCGGGATCGTCCGGGTACGCGCGAGCTACCTCCAGCCGGCGGAGACCCGACCCGGCCTGGTCGAGACGATCGCCACCACCCCCGGTGTCGCCGCCTACTTCGACCTCTCGTTCCAGCACTCCAGCGAGCCGGTGCTGCGCCGGATGCGGCGTTTCGGATCCACCGCCCGATTCCTGGAGCTGCTCGGCTCGGCCCGGGACCTGGCCCCGGCGGCCGGCGCCCGGAGCAACTTCATCGTGGGCTTCCCCGGTGAGACCCGGGGCGACGTGGACGAGCTGGTCCGCTTCTTCTCCGAGGCCCGGCTCGACGCGATCGGCATGTTCGACTACAGCGACGAGGACGGCACCGAGGCCGCCGGCCTGTCCGGCAAGGTCTCCGCCGCCACGATCAAGCGCCGGTACGACCGGCTGAGCGCGCTCGCCGACGAACTCTGCTCCCAGCGGGCCGAGGAACGTCTCGGCTCGACCGTGGAGGTGCTGGTCGACTCGATCGACGGTGGCCTGGTGGAGGGGCGCGCCGAACACCAGGCGCCCGAGGTGGACGGTTCGACCACCCTGGTGGCACCGGAGCACGGCGACGTCGACCTGGCCGCCCTGCGCCCCGGCGACCTGGTCCGCGCCACCGTCACCGGCACCGAGGGGGTGGACCTGCTCGCCGTACCGGTCGAACTGATCTCGGCGGCGGCCGGTCCGCCGAACGGCGCGAGGTGA
- the pspM gene encoding phage shock envelope stress response protein PspM gives MADQRARYFRRLRKLRRSARSWSVFASGLGGAAVILTPYEGLGLPDAAWVAGSGAAAALALWRWSDLRTLRAQPAPAPPDPALAAEQARARLVAAVERLPAGRGAVAEVRRQRTRIALRGSAAAAPWERLNRASSAMTGLAGRLPAPAEPAVVEAAAAEQSLLDLAHRVASLEKTTRFAPEESRPGLEAAHRNLLQQLDRGVGAYEALVVAAAGYLAEDFRSAGEHPAATRLTEATDLLRGIAAGLAQLRDMGDPSRAPY, from the coding sequence ATGGCCGACCAGCGAGCGCGTTACTTCCGGCGGCTGCGCAAGCTGCGCCGCTCCGCCCGTTCATGGAGCGTCTTCGCCAGCGGACTGGGCGGCGCCGCGGTCATCCTCACCCCGTACGAGGGGTTGGGTCTGCCGGACGCGGCCTGGGTCGCCGGTAGCGGCGCCGCCGCGGCGCTGGCCCTCTGGCGCTGGTCCGACCTGCGGACGCTGAGGGCCCAACCGGCACCGGCACCGCCCGATCCGGCGCTCGCGGCCGAGCAGGCCCGCGCCCGGCTGGTCGCGGCCGTGGAACGGCTCCCCGCCGGACGCGGGGCAGTGGCCGAGGTACGCCGGCAGAGGACCCGGATCGCGCTGCGCGGTTCGGCGGCGGCGGCCCCCTGGGAGCGGCTGAACCGGGCCTCGTCGGCGATGACCGGGCTCGCCGGACGGCTACCGGCGCCGGCCGAGCCGGCGGTGGTCGAGGCGGCCGCCGCCGAGCAGTCGCTGCTCGACCTCGCGCACCGGGTGGCGAGCCTGGAGAAGACCACCCGGTTCGCACCCGAGGAGTCCCGCCCGGGACTCGAGGCGGCGCACCGCAACCTGCTCCAGCAGCTCGACCGGGGCGTCGGCGCGTACGAGGCACTGGTCGTGGCGGCCGCCGGTTACCTGGCCGAGGACTTCCGGTCGGCCGGCGAGCATCCGGCCGCCACCCGGCTCACCGAGGCGACCGACCTGCTGCGCGGTATCGCCGCCGGTCTCGCCCAGCTACGGGACATGGGCGACCCGAGCCGCGCGCCGTACTGA
- a CDS encoding helix-turn-helix domain-containing protein — MVLLRRVIGDALRARRQGQHRTLREVSSAANVSLGYLSEIERGQKEASSELLAAICDALGARLSELLREVSDTVALGEQVSGVLAPVQERSTVDVPARTVLTDSAVRTVTESGVRQVATDGNVSVSVRQDSPLKATLRTTRRVRSNTDRGREVVRAA; from the coding sequence ATGGTCCTGCTACGCCGGGTGATCGGTGACGCACTGCGTGCTCGCCGGCAGGGACAACACCGCACTCTGCGCGAGGTCTCCTCTGCGGCCAACGTGAGCCTCGGATATCTCTCCGAGATCGAGCGGGGCCAGAAGGAGGCGTCGAGCGAGCTGCTCGCCGCGATCTGTGACGCCCTCGGTGCCCGCCTCTCCGAACTGCTCCGCGAGGTCAGCGACACCGTCGCGCTCGGCGAGCAGGTCTCCGGGGTGCTCGCTCCGGTCCAGGAACGGTCGACCGTCGACGTACCGGCCCGTACCGTGCTGACCGATTCGGCAGTGCGCACGGTGACCGAGTCCGGCGTTCGGCAGGTGGCGACCGACGGCAACGTGTCGGTCTCGGTCCGGCAGGACTCGCCACTCAAGGCCACCCTGCGGACCACCCGCCGGGTCCGGTCCAACACCGACCGGGGTCGCGAGGTTGTCCGCGCCGCCTGA
- a CDS encoding ornithine cyclodeaminase family protein: MTLLFTDTEVADRLDAPTAVEAMREALLAAYAGRLVAPPRASAPLRGGRVVTTAGQLDDEWYGFRSYDTFGHAEAEQLVVLHDGRSGRIRAIAVGEEIGSRRTGAIGGVAVDALARPDAATVGVLGAGRQAWTQLWATAAVRPLREVAVYCRTPSVRDAFAARVEAELGISATAVSSARAAVRERDVVLVATDSVTPVLDPADLAPGAHVNVVGFKQQGRAEFGPDLLDRAGVLVTDSPAQAMDYQPPMLAALAPYVDRLHHLGAVLAGAVPGRTGADQVTLFCLVGLAGTEVLLLDRLARVAARRP, from the coding sequence ATGACTCTGCTCTTCACCGACACCGAGGTGGCCGACCGGCTCGACGCACCCACCGCGGTCGAGGCGATGCGCGAGGCACTGCTCGCCGCGTACGCGGGTCGGCTGGTCGCACCGCCCCGGGCCTCCGCGCCACTGCGCGGCGGTCGCGTCGTCACCACCGCCGGGCAGCTGGACGACGAGTGGTACGGGTTCCGCTCCTACGACACCTTCGGCCACGCCGAGGCGGAGCAGCTCGTGGTCCTGCACGACGGCCGTTCGGGACGGATCCGGGCGATCGCGGTCGGCGAGGAGATCGGGTCCCGGCGTACCGGCGCGATCGGTGGGGTGGCGGTGGACGCGCTGGCCCGCCCCGACGCCGCCACGGTCGGGGTGCTCGGCGCCGGGCGGCAGGCCTGGACCCAGCTCTGGGCGACCGCGGCGGTACGCCCGCTGCGCGAGGTGGCCGTCTACTGCCGTACGCCCTCGGTCCGGGACGCCTTCGCCGCCCGGGTGGAGGCGGAGCTCGGGATCAGCGCGACCGCGGTGAGCAGCGCCCGCGCGGCCGTACGCGAGCGGGATGTGGTGCTGGTCGCCACCGACAGCGTCACTCCGGTGCTCGACCCGGCCGACCTGGCCCCCGGTGCCCACGTCAACGTCGTCGGCTTCAAACAGCAGGGGCGCGCGGAGTTCGGTCCCGACCTGCTCGACCGGGCCGGAGTGCTGGTCACGGACTCGCCGGCACAGGCGATGGACTACCAGCCGCCGATGCTCGCCGCGTTGGCGCCGTACGTCGACCGGCTGCACCACCTCGGCGCTGTGCTCGCTGGCGCGGTCCCCGGCCGGACCGGTGCCGACCAGGTGACGCTCTTCTGCTTGGTGGGTCTGGCCGGCACGGAGGTCCTCCTGCTCGACCGGCTGGCCCGGGTCGCGGCCCGGCGGCCGTAG
- a CDS encoding CBU_0592 family membrane protein: MTTTDLIEVLGALLILAAFAGSQLRRMDPHSVRYLLLNTVGAGILAVLAATERSWGFLLLEGTWTIVSVISLAQALRRRPDHPSEAG, encoded by the coding sequence ATGACCACAACTGATCTGATCGAGGTTCTCGGCGCCCTGCTGATCCTGGCCGCCTTCGCCGGCAGCCAACTGCGCCGGATGGACCCGCACTCCGTCCGCTATCTCCTGCTCAACACCGTGGGCGCCGGCATCCTCGCGGTGCTCGCCGCGACCGAACGCTCCTGGGGGTTCCTGCTCCTGGAGGGGACCTGGACGATCGTCTCGGTGATCTCACTGGCCCAGGCGCTGCGCCGACGCCCCGACCACCCCTCCGAGGCGGGCTGA
- a CDS encoding fibronectin type III domain-containing protein, with protein MVMFKRLAAHRLARRAKQAENTPLDTPDQATEETRPGIPQQTPAPATATATLPAPLPTPDYFGFVPNYANSPLPRLDPAGHVIPGTGIRKFVDSLPGVGAAHANDLGSFLPVATPDTVSYPGCDYYEIGLEQFSQQLHRDLGPTRLRGYRQLNNGTDAFGRNTIHPPSRPYHLGPVIVAQRDRPVRVKFVNRLPTGAAGLLPLPVDPTVRGAGTGPLGGTEPYPQNRAALHLHGASTPWTSNGGPDQWLTPAGETTSYPTGTSLAYVPDMAEPGPGAVTLYYPNQAAGRMLWYHDHTLGIARLTVYSGQLGLYLLRDEVERQLVDEGIIPAAEIPLVIQDKTFVPGSAQLEAEDPTWDREHWGGRGSLWYPHVYMPNQNPYNESGTNPMGRWDYGPWFWPPYTGTVHGPVPNPHYAPETSPWQPPVMPGTPNPSVVPEAFLDTPLVNGCAYPYVRVKPKAYRFRILNACNDRSLNLQLYHAASDGPMWHADGSLGDAGSGEVPMVEAIPNPDHPPTWPTDGRPGGVPDPKRVGPEWIQIGTEGGLLPEVAVVPNQPINYVYNRRDIAALNVSAHALLLGPGERADVIVDFSAVPSGSKIILYNDCPAPMPAFDSRYDYYTGAPDRTSAGGAPSTQPGYGPNTRTLLQFQVDGVPEPPYDLDALRARLPRAYGDSQPPPIVPQPAYDNAFGTRTAKNTYVPIHSNTITFTPAGRTGPVTLPLRAKAIQELFEPEYGRMNATLGVELPKVSSLVQTTTPLAYVDPPTEILAPADPSIPIGAPGDGTQIWKVTHNGASTHAIHFHHLVVQVINRVGWDGAIRPPDPNELGWKETIRMNPLEDTILALRPVLPDPLPFKVGDSVRLLDPTRPAGTTTGLTQVNPRTGEPAVVTNQIVNFGWEYAWQGHLVGHEGSELSRPLVLRVSPAQPTGLTATAAPGSPTVPPAITLAWTNNATRPVATNHLVERATNAGFTSGVTTFALPAGVSTSSDSTVTPGTTYYYRVRTETAVAYSGWSNTASAVVRLIAPSGLTASVAPSAPVRVDLAWRNRSFATDVEIQRAVNPTFTSGLVTASGPVTSAYTDGTVTPNTTYYHRVRTSYLGAPSPWSTVSVVTVPTTPAVPHSLTATASMSAPDSVSVKVSWFESAGSVVSGFTLQRATDPSFSTGLTSFTIAGTARSFTNTGLAPETVYHWRIQAFNAIGASAFTTPVVVPPPD; from the coding sequence ATGGTCATGTTCAAGAGACTCGCGGCGCACCGTCTGGCCCGCCGGGCGAAACAGGCCGAGAACACCCCGCTCGACACGCCGGACCAGGCCACCGAGGAGACCCGGCCGGGCATCCCACAACAGACACCGGCACCGGCGACGGCGACGGCGACGCTGCCGGCACCGCTGCCCACCCCGGACTACTTCGGCTTCGTCCCCAACTACGCGAACAGCCCCCTGCCCCGGCTCGATCCCGCCGGACACGTCATACCCGGCACCGGGATACGGAAATTCGTCGACTCGCTGCCCGGTGTCGGCGCCGCCCACGCCAACGACCTCGGCAGCTTCCTGCCGGTCGCGACACCGGACACCGTGAGCTACCCCGGCTGCGACTACTACGAGATCGGACTGGAGCAGTTCTCCCAGCAACTGCACCGGGACCTCGGCCCCACCCGGCTACGCGGCTACCGTCAGCTCAACAACGGCACCGACGCGTTCGGCCGCAACACCATCCACCCGCCCAGCCGGCCGTACCACCTGGGACCGGTGATCGTCGCGCAGCGGGACCGGCCGGTCCGGGTCAAGTTCGTCAACCGGCTCCCGACCGGAGCGGCGGGACTGCTGCCACTGCCGGTGGACCCGACCGTACGCGGCGCCGGAACCGGCCCGCTCGGCGGCACCGAACCGTACCCGCAGAACCGGGCGGCCCTGCACCTGCACGGCGCGTCCACCCCGTGGACCAGCAACGGTGGACCTGACCAGTGGCTGACCCCGGCCGGCGAGACGACCTCGTACCCGACCGGCACCAGCCTGGCGTACGTGCCGGACATGGCCGAACCGGGGCCGGGGGCGGTGACGCTGTACTACCCGAACCAGGCCGCCGGACGGATGCTCTGGTACCACGACCACACCCTCGGCATCGCCCGGTTGACCGTCTACTCCGGTCAGCTCGGCCTCTACCTGCTCCGGGACGAGGTGGAGCGGCAACTGGTCGACGAGGGGATCATCCCCGCGGCCGAGATCCCCCTGGTGATCCAGGACAAGACCTTCGTACCGGGCAGCGCCCAACTGGAGGCGGAGGACCCCACCTGGGACCGGGAGCACTGGGGCGGGCGTGGCAGCCTCTGGTACCCGCACGTCTACATGCCGAACCAGAACCCGTACAACGAGTCCGGCACCAACCCGATGGGGCGCTGGGACTACGGGCCGTGGTTCTGGCCGCCGTACACCGGCACCGTCCACGGCCCGGTGCCGAACCCGCACTACGCCCCGGAGACCTCGCCGTGGCAGCCCCCGGTGATGCCCGGTACGCCGAACCCGTCGGTGGTGCCGGAGGCGTTCCTGGACACCCCGCTGGTCAACGGCTGCGCCTACCCGTACGTGCGGGTGAAGCCGAAGGCGTACCGGTTCCGGATCCTGAACGCCTGCAACGACCGCAGCCTCAACCTCCAGCTCTACCACGCGGCCTCGGACGGCCCGATGTGGCACGCCGACGGCAGTCTCGGCGACGCCGGCTCCGGTGAGGTGCCGATGGTCGAGGCGATCCCGAACCCGGACCACCCGCCGACCTGGCCCACGGACGGGCGGCCCGGCGGTGTGCCGGATCCGAAACGGGTCGGCCCCGAGTGGATCCAGATCGGCACCGAGGGTGGACTGCTGCCCGAGGTGGCGGTGGTGCCGAACCAGCCGATCAACTACGTCTACAACCGGCGGGACATCGCCGCGCTCAACGTCTCCGCGCACGCGCTGCTGCTCGGCCCGGGCGAGCGGGCCGACGTGATCGTCGACTTCTCCGCCGTACCGTCCGGTTCGAAAATCATCCTCTACAACGACTGCCCTGCGCCGATGCCGGCCTTCGACAGCCGGTACGACTACTACACCGGCGCCCCGGACCGGACCTCGGCCGGCGGCGCCCCGAGCACCCAGCCCGGCTACGGACCGAACACCCGAACCCTGCTCCAGTTCCAGGTCGACGGTGTCCCGGAGCCGCCCTACGACCTGGACGCCCTGCGGGCACGCCTGCCCCGGGCGTACGGCGACAGCCAGCCGCCGCCGATCGTGCCGCAGCCGGCGTACGACAACGCGTTCGGCACCCGTACGGCGAAGAACACGTACGTGCCGATCCACAGCAACACCATCACGTTCACCCCTGCGGGCCGAACCGGTCCGGTCACGCTCCCGCTGCGCGCCAAGGCGATCCAGGAACTTTTCGAGCCCGAGTACGGCCGGATGAACGCCACCCTCGGTGTGGAACTGCCGAAGGTCAGCTCGTTGGTCCAGACCACCACACCGCTGGCGTACGTCGACCCGCCGACCGAGATCCTGGCCCCGGCCGATCCGTCGATCCCGATCGGCGCCCCGGGTGACGGGACCCAGATCTGGAAGGTCACCCACAACGGCGCCAGCACCCACGCCATCCACTTCCACCACCTGGTGGTGCAGGTGATCAACCGGGTCGGCTGGGACGGCGCGATCCGGCCGCCGGACCCGAACGAGCTGGGCTGGAAGGAGACGATCCGGATGAACCCGCTGGAGGACACCATCCTGGCCCTCCGGCCGGTTCTGCCGGACCCGCTGCCGTTCAAGGTCGGCGACAGCGTACGGCTGCTCGACCCCACCCGCCCGGCCGGTACGACCACCGGTCTCACCCAGGTCAACCCGCGTACCGGGGAGCCCGCGGTGGTGACCAACCAGATCGTCAACTTCGGTTGGGAGTACGCCTGGCAGGGTCACCTGGTCGGCCACGAGGGCAGCGAACTGAGCCGTCCGCTGGTGCTGCGGGTCTCCCCGGCCCAGCCGACCGGGCTCACCGCGACGGCCGCACCCGGGTCGCCGACCGTACCGCCGGCGATCACGCTCGCCTGGACCAACAACGCGACCCGCCCGGTGGCCACGAACCACCTCGTCGAGCGGGCCACCAACGCCGGCTTCACCAGCGGCGTCACCACGTTCGCCCTGCCCGCCGGGGTCAGCACCAGCAGCGACTCCACCGTCACGCCGGGGACGACGTACTACTACCGGGTCCGTACGGAGACGGCGGTCGCCTACTCCGGCTGGTCGAACACCGCCTCGGCGGTGGTACGCCTGATCGCCCCGAGCGGCCTGACCGCCTCGGTCGCCCCGTCCGCCCCGGTCCGGGTCGACCTGGCCTGGCGGAACCGGTCGTTCGCCACCGACGTGGAGATCCAACGTGCGGTGAACCCGACCTTCACCAGCGGCCTGGTCACCGCCTCCGGGCCGGTGACCAGCGCGTACACCGACGGCACGGTGACACCGAACACCACCTACTACCACCGGGTCCGGACCAGTTACCTGGGTGCTCCGTCACCCTGGTCGACGGTGTCGGTGGTGACCGTGCCGACCACGCCGGCGGTGCCGCACAGCCTGACCGCGACCGCCAGCATGTCGGCGCCGGACTCGGTCAGCGTGAAGGTGAGCTGGTTCGAGAGCGCCGGCAGCGTGGTCAGCGGCTTCACCCTGCAACGGGCCACCGATCCGTCTTTCAGCACCGGCCTGACCAGCTTCACCATCGCCGGTACGGCCCGTTCGTTCACGAACACCGGGCTGGCCCCCGAGACCGTCTACCACTGGCGGATCCAGGCCTTCAACGCGATCGGCGCCTCCGCCTTCACCACACCGGTGGTGGTTCCACCGCCGGACTGA
- a CDS encoding PspA/IM30 family protein, translating to MASPFVKGWRYLMALFGAKIDEHADPKVQIQQAIEEAQRQHQALVQQAAAVIGNQHQLEMRLSRQMSEVERLQGMARQALVLADRSRAAGDEPEAVKYEQTAQTLAAQLVSAEQATEDLKTLHDQALGAAGQARRAVENNSMILQQKLAERTKLLSQLEQAKMQESVAKSIESMTNLTAPGATPSLDEVREKIERRYANAMGRAELAGNSVEGRMLEVQKSSLDMAGSARLEQIRASMAGEQLGGKPQPALDQNTRTADDAGVARLDEIRASLAREKSAGDQSTAS from the coding sequence ATGGCGAGCCCGTTCGTCAAGGGATGGCGCTACCTGATGGCGCTGTTCGGCGCCAAGATCGATGAGCACGCCGACCCGAAGGTGCAGATCCAGCAGGCCATCGAGGAGGCCCAGCGTCAGCACCAGGCGCTGGTCCAGCAGGCCGCGGCGGTCATCGGCAACCAGCACCAGCTTGAGATGCGGCTCTCCCGGCAGATGTCCGAGGTCGAGCGGTTGCAGGGGATGGCGCGTCAGGCGCTGGTCCTCGCCGACCGCTCCCGGGCCGCCGGTGACGAGCCGGAAGCGGTGAAGTACGAGCAGACCGCGCAGACCCTCGCCGCTCAACTGGTCTCCGCCGAGCAGGCGACCGAGGACCTGAAGACCCTGCACGACCAGGCGTTGGGCGCTGCCGGCCAGGCCCGTCGGGCGGTCGAGAACAACAGCATGATCCTTCAGCAGAAGCTGGCCGAGCGGACCAAGCTGCTCAGCCAGCTCGAGCAGGCCAAGATGCAGGAGAGCGTCGCCAAGTCGATCGAGTCGATGACGAACCTCACCGCGCCGGGCGCGACCCCCTCGCTGGACGAGGTCCGGGAAAAGATCGAGCGCCGGTACGCGAACGCCATGGGCCGCGCCGAACTCGCCGGTAACTCGGTCGAGGGCCGGATGCTGGAGGTGCAGAAGAGCAGCCTCGACATGGCCGGCTCGGCCCGGTTGGAGCAGATCCGGGCCAGCATGGCCGGGGAGCAGCTCGGCGGCAAGCCGCAGCCCGCGCTCGACCAGAACACCCGGACGGCGGACGACGCCGGGGTGGCCCGGCTCGACGAGATCCGGGCGAGCCTGGCCCGGGAGAAGTCCGCCGGGGACCAGAGCACCGCCAGCTGA
- the pgsA gene encoding CDP-diacylglycerol--glycerol-3-phosphate 3-phosphatidyltransferase, with amino-acid sequence MTEASEPAPAAIAKPVPVVNAANALTALRLALVPVFVALVIASAMTHPAWRIAATLTFAFASATDLLDGWIARRFKLVTAVGKVADPIADKALTGAALVLLSWYDLLPWWVTLLILAREFGVTLIRFWVIRFGVIAASRGGKAKTALQILAIVWYLWPVPSGVTWVGPWIMGIALVVTVITGLDYVVRALRLRRRTG; translated from the coding sequence GTGACCGAGGCGTCGGAGCCTGCCCCGGCCGCCATCGCGAAGCCGGTGCCCGTCGTCAACGCCGCCAACGCGCTCACCGCCCTGAGGCTGGCCCTGGTGCCGGTCTTCGTGGCGCTGGTGATCGCCTCGGCGATGACGCACCCGGCCTGGCGGATCGCCGCCACCCTCACCTTCGCCTTCGCCTCGGCGACGGACCTGCTCGACGGGTGGATCGCCCGCCGGTTCAAGCTGGTCACGGCGGTCGGTAAGGTGGCCGACCCGATCGCCGACAAGGCGTTGACCGGTGCCGCCCTGGTCCTGCTCTCCTGGTACGACCTGCTGCCCTGGTGGGTGACGCTGCTCATCCTGGCCCGGGAGTTCGGCGTCACGCTGATCCGGTTCTGGGTGATCCGGTTCGGGGTGATCGCGGCCAGCCGGGGCGGCAAGGCCAAGACCGCGCTGCAGATCCTCGCCATCGTCTGGTACCTCTGGCCGGTGCCGTCCGGGGTGACCTGGGTCGGTCCGTGGATCATGGGTATAGCGCTGGTGGTGACAGTGATCACCGGGCTCGACTACGTGGTACGGGCGCTGCGCCTGCGGCGCCGGACCGGCTGA
- a CDS encoding CinA family protein, whose protein sequence is MTDGVEARVAATEAAAVVHPLAERGQTLAVVESLTGGLLAATIVDIAGVSGVFRGGLVVYATDLKASLAGVPGDLLDERGPVDPDVALALAEGGRRRCMADWCLATTGVAGPEPQNGRPVGLVYVALAGPVGGRVRELRLDGSRTQIRSNAVTGALRLLAEELQGVQPPAVRG, encoded by the coding sequence ATGACGGACGGTGTCGAGGCACGGGTCGCGGCCACCGAGGCGGCGGCGGTGGTGCACCCGCTGGCCGAGCGGGGCCAGACCCTGGCCGTGGTGGAGTCGCTCACCGGTGGCCTGCTGGCGGCCACGATCGTCGACATCGCCGGGGTGAGCGGCGTGTTCCGGGGCGGCCTGGTGGTCTACGCCACCGACCTCAAAGCGTCGCTGGCGGGCGTACCGGGCGACCTGCTCGACGAGCGGGGACCGGTGGACCCGGACGTGGCGTTGGCACTGGCCGAGGGGGGCCGTCGGCGCTGCATGGCCGACTGGTGCCTGGCCACCACCGGAGTGGCCGGACCGGAGCCGCAGAACGGTCGGCCGGTGGGGCTCGTCTACGTCGCGCTCGCCGGACCGGTGGGCGGGCGGGTACGCGAACTGCGGCTCGACGGTAGCCGTACCCAGATCCGGAGCAACGCGGTGACCGGGGCGTTGCGGCTCCTCGCGGAGGAGTTGCAGGGCGTACAACCACCGGCGGTACGCGGGTGA